From the genome of Psychroserpens ponticola, one region includes:
- the hisB gene encoding bifunctional histidinol-phosphatase/imidazoleglycerol-phosphate dehydratase HisB yields MRRVLFIDRDGTLIKEPADEQIDSFEKLEFYPKVFQYLSKITKELDFEIVMITNQDGLGTEVYPENTFWPVHNFVLKTFESEGIKFEEQFIDRTLAKDNAPTRKPNTGLLTKYFSSEYDLENSYVIGDRLTDVELAKNLGSKGIFINDNTNLGTDEITVKRETLVDFIALESNDWETIYTFLKANARTGNIERNTNETKIKIDLNLDGTGQSNIDTGIAFFDHMLDQIARHGQLDLNIKVNGDLEIDEHHTIEDTAIALGEVFAKTLGDKLGIERYGFALPMDDCIAHAAIDFGGRNWLVWKADFKREMIGKMPTEMFYHFFKSFTDGAKCNLNLNAEGSNEHHKIEAIFKAFAKAIKMAVKRDVEKMILPTTKGML; encoded by the coding sequence ATGAGACGCGTATTATTTATAGACAGAGACGGAACACTCATAAAAGAACCAGCAGATGAACAAATTGATTCCTTTGAAAAATTAGAGTTTTACCCTAAAGTATTTCAATATTTGAGTAAAATAACTAAAGAGCTAGACTTTGAAATCGTTATGATTACAAATCAAGATGGTTTAGGCACAGAAGTTTATCCTGAAAACACTTTTTGGCCTGTTCATAATTTTGTTTTAAAAACTTTCGAATCTGAAGGTATTAAATTTGAAGAACAATTTATAGATAGAACCTTAGCTAAAGACAATGCTCCAACTCGTAAGCCGAATACTGGATTATTGACAAAGTATTTTTCTTCAGAATATGATTTAGAAAACTCTTACGTAATTGGTGATCGATTGACTGATGTGGAACTAGCAAAAAATTTAGGTTCAAAAGGGATTTTCATAAATGACAACACCAATTTAGGTACTGATGAAATTACTGTAAAACGAGAAACTTTAGTAGATTTTATTGCATTAGAAAGTAATGATTGGGAAACCATTTACACCTTTTTGAAAGCTAATGCTAGAACTGGAAACATTGAAAGAAACACCAACGAAACCAAAATTAAAATCGATTTAAATCTTGATGGAACTGGTCAAAGTAATATCGACACTGGAATTGCCTTTTTTGATCACATGCTTGATCAAATTGCGCGACATGGTCAGTTAGACTTAAACATTAAAGTCAATGGAGATTTAGAAATTGATGAACACCACACCATCGAAGATACTGCAATTGCTTTAGGTGAAGTGTTTGCTAAAACTTTAGGAGATAAATTAGGGATTGAACGTTACGGATTTGCACTTCCTATGGACGATTGTATTGCTCATGCTGCAATAGATTTTGGTGGAAGAAATTGGCTAGTTTGGAAAGCAGACTTTAAACGGGAAATGATTGGTAAAATGCCAACCGAAATGTTTTATCACTTTTTTAAATCCTTTACAGATGGCGCAAAATGCAATCTCAATTTAAACGCAGAAGGCAGTAACGAACATCACAAAATAGAAGCCATTTTTAAAGCCTTTGCAAAAGCAATAAAAATGGCAGTTAAACGAGATGTTGAAAAAATGATTTTACCAACTACAAAAGGCATGTTATAA
- the hisC gene encoding histidinol-phosphate transaminase, whose product MTKEFRLNSLIRDNIKAMKPYSSARDEYKDLNDDMVFLDANENPFKNGLNRYPDPQQQKVKSLLSKLKNIPTNQILLGNGSDEVLDLIYRVFCEPRLDEVVIIRPTYGMYNVFANINNVNIREINLDANFDINVNTVCNLKNKNAKILFLCSPNNPTGQSVDPKKMERLLNKFPGIVVIDEAYIDFSENESWLSRINEFPNLIITQTLSKAYGMAGIRLGICYASKKIIAVLNKIKPPYNISELTQLKAIERLSETTKISEEIHRIQQQRNWLISEFKTIPLIQKIFATDANFILVKVDNANKRYQELIDKGIVVRNRTNQPLCENCLRITVGSKIENIKLITALKSLK is encoded by the coding sequence ATGACAAAAGAATTCAGATTAAATAGTTTAATAAGAGATAATATAAAAGCCATGAAGCCGTATTCATCTGCTAGAGATGAATATAAAGACCTAAACGATGACATGGTGTTTTTAGATGCTAATGAAAATCCTTTTAAAAATGGTTTAAATCGATATCCTGATCCGCAACAACAAAAAGTTAAATCCTTGCTTTCAAAATTAAAGAATATTCCAACGAACCAAATATTATTAGGTAATGGAAGTGATGAAGTTCTTGATTTAATTTATAGAGTATTCTGCGAACCAAGGCTAGATGAAGTCGTAATTATTCGTCCAACTTACGGAATGTATAACGTATTTGCCAATATTAATAATGTTAATATTCGAGAAATCAACTTAGATGCTAATTTTGATATAAATGTAAATACAGTTTGCAATCTCAAAAATAAGAACGCCAAGATTTTATTTTTATGCTCTCCTAATAATCCAACAGGACAAAGCGTTGATCCTAAAAAAATGGAACGTTTATTAAATAAATTTCCTGGTATAGTAGTTATCGATGAAGCCTATATTGATTTTTCAGAAAATGAAAGTTGGTTATCACGTATTAATGAATTCCCAAATTTAATAATCACACAAACCTTATCTAAAGCTTATGGAATGGCAGGAATTAGATTAGGAATTTGTTATGCTTCAAAGAAAATTATTGCTGTTTTAAATAAAATTAAACCACCTTATAACATTAGTGAGTTAACACAACTTAAAGCTATAGAACGCTTATCAGAAACAACAAAAATTTCAGAAGAAATACATAGAATACAACAACAACGCAATTGGTTAATATCTGAATTTAAAACGATTCCGCTTATTCAAAAAATATTCGCTACTGATGCCAATTTTATTTTAGTAAAAGTTGACAATGCAAATAAAAGATATCAAGAGTTAATTGACAAAGGAATCGTTGTTAGAAACAGAACCAATCAACCTCTTTGCGAAAATTGTCTGCGAATAACAGTGGGATCAAAAATTGAAAATATAAAACTAATCACAGCATTAAAATCATTAAAATGA
- the hisD gene encoding histidinol dehydrogenase encodes MKTIINPSKNEWSRLLKRPTQTVENIEDTVNEIFNDVQRIGDKAISKYTKLFDGVALENNEVTSKEIEEAISLVSTELKNAIHTAKSNIEKFHAAQKTQRITVQTTPGITCWQEKRPIQKIGLYIPGGTAPLFSTVLMLAIPAQLSGCKEIVLCSPPNSEGKIAKEILYTAQLCGVTKIIKVGGIQAIAGLTFGTKTIPQVYKIFGPGNQFVTVAKQLATKHGVAIDMPAGPSELLVVADNSAKANYVASDLLSQAEHGADSQVILISTSKQLLYAVEKEIQIQLSELPRKEMTKKAINNSKLIYVESNQIALDMINEYAPEHFIICTNNNDFYIKNIENAGSVFIGNYTPESAGDYASGTNHTLPTNGFSKVYSGVNLDSFTKSITFQKITKEGLLNIGQTIELMAESEGLQAHKNAVSLRLKDLKE; translated from the coding sequence ATGAAAACAATCATAAATCCAAGTAAAAATGAGTGGTCAAGACTATTAAAACGACCTACACAAACTGTTGAAAACATTGAAGACACTGTAAACGAAATCTTCAATGATGTACAAAGAATAGGAGACAAAGCCATTTCAAAATACACTAAACTATTTGATGGTGTTGCTTTAGAAAACAATGAAGTAACTTCGAAAGAGATTGAAGAAGCCATAAGTCTTGTATCTACTGAATTAAAAAACGCTATACATACGGCTAAATCAAATATCGAAAAGTTTCATGCAGCTCAAAAGACGCAACGTATAACTGTTCAAACAACACCAGGAATTACTTGTTGGCAGGAAAAACGTCCCATACAAAAAATCGGATTATACATTCCAGGAGGAACAGCACCTTTGTTCTCAACAGTCCTAATGTTAGCTATTCCAGCTCAGTTATCAGGCTGCAAAGAGATTGTATTATGTTCTCCTCCAAATAGCGAAGGAAAAATTGCAAAAGAAATTTTATATACAGCACAATTATGTGGAGTGACTAAAATCATAAAAGTTGGAGGCATTCAAGCAATTGCTGGTCTAACATTTGGAACCAAAACCATTCCTCAAGTCTATAAAATTTTTGGACCAGGAAACCAGTTTGTAACAGTCGCAAAACAATTAGCCACAAAACATGGTGTAGCTATAGACATGCCTGCTGGACCAAGTGAATTATTAGTTGTTGCTGACAATTCAGCAAAGGCTAATTATGTTGCTTCAGATCTATTGAGTCAAGCCGAACATGGTGCAGATAGTCAAGTGATTTTAATTTCAACATCAAAACAATTATTGTATGCTGTAGAGAAAGAAATACAAATACAACTTTCAGAATTACCTAGAAAAGAAATGACTAAAAAAGCAATTAATAATTCTAAACTCATCTATGTTGAATCGAATCAAATTGCTTTAGATATGATTAATGAATATGCTCCTGAACACTTCATCATTTGTACAAATAACAATGATTTTTATATTAAAAATATCGAAAACGCAGGATCAGTTTTTATAGGCAATTACACACCTGAAAGTGCTGGAGATTATGCTTCAGGCACAAATCACACCTTACCTACAAATGGATTTAGTAAAGTCTATTCTGGAGTGAATTTAGATAGTTTCACTAAGAGTATAACCTTTCAAAAAATAACAAAAGAAGGTCTATTAAATATTGGTCAGACTATTGAACTTATGGCAGAATCAGAAGGCTTACAAGCTCACAAAAATGCGGTTTCATTGAGATTAAAAGATTTAAAAGAATAA
- the hisG gene encoding ATP phosphoribosyltransferase yields the protein MSKLKIAVQKSGRLHDDSMTILKDVGISIDNGKDQLKASAKNFPLEVFYLRNGDIPQYLKDGVVDAAIIGENVLIEKGNGISVIEKLGFSSCKVSIAVPKSSNYKSIIDLEGKRIATSYPNTVNQFLNQNNVNAKLHIINGSVEIAPNIGLADAIVDIVSSGSTLFKNGLKEVDILLQSQAVLAVSPLINSENQNILNKLQFRLQSVLRGRQNKYVLLNAPNKKLDDIVNILPGMNSPTILPLAKEGWSSLHSVINKNAFWEVIDELKLNGAEGILVCPIENMVL from the coding sequence ATGAGTAAATTAAAAATTGCTGTACAAAAATCGGGAAGACTTCACGATGATTCTATGACCATATTAAAAGATGTTGGAATTTCTATAGACAATGGAAAAGATCAATTAAAGGCATCGGCAAAAAATTTCCCTCTTGAAGTATTTTATCTTAGAAATGGAGATATTCCACAGTATTTAAAAGATGGTGTTGTAGATGCAGCTATCATTGGAGAAAACGTTTTAATTGAAAAAGGAAACGGAATTTCAGTTATAGAAAAACTTGGTTTTTCATCTTGTAAAGTATCCATTGCAGTACCGAAATCTTCAAATTACAAATCCATTATTGACCTAGAAGGTAAGCGTATTGCAACATCTTACCCAAATACTGTTAATCAATTTTTAAATCAAAATAATGTAAACGCAAAGCTACATATCATTAATGGTTCTGTTGAAATTGCGCCAAATATTGGATTGGCAGATGCTATTGTAGATATTGTTTCTAGTGGAAGCACATTGTTTAAAAACGGCCTCAAAGAAGTTGACATTCTATTACAATCTCAAGCTGTACTTGCTGTATCACCACTAATAAATTCTGAAAACCAAAACATTCTAAATAAACTTCAGTTTAGATTACAGTCTGTTTTAAGAGGACGACAAAACAAATATGTGCTCCTTAATGCACCTAATAAAAAACTAGATGACATTGTGAATATTTTACCAGGAATGAATAGTCCAACGATTTTACCTCTAGCAAAAGAAGGTTGGAGTTCATTACATTCTGTGATTAATAAAAATGCTTTTTGGGAAGTTATAGATGAATTAAAACTAAATGGTGCTGAAGGCATTTTAGTTTGTCCAATTGAAAACATGGTGCTCTAA
- a CDS encoding prohibitin family protein, whose amino-acid sequence MEKLPKVALPVIIGAVVLIILLAKSAVTIGPGEGGVLFEPFGNGINTERTYGEGFHIVAPWNDMIVQKVRQQSISDDMNVLSVNGLDITVSGTIWFQPEYKNLGKLIQTKGEDYIRELLSPAINAAAKSVVGRYTPEQLYSSKRDVIELEILEQVKIELDGQYVVVKRVLVENVKLPTTIKDAIERKLKQEQESLEYEFRLESAKKEAEKVIIEAQGKADANRILSASLTDKILQDKGIEATVKLSESPNSKTIIIGSGDSGLPIILGNQ is encoded by the coding sequence ATGGAAAAATTACCTAAAGTAGCATTACCTGTAATAATTGGTGCTGTTGTATTAATCATATTATTAGCAAAATCAGCAGTAACAATTGGTCCTGGTGAAGGCGGTGTTTTATTTGAACCGTTTGGTAATGGTATTAATACTGAACGAACTTACGGAGAAGGATTCCATATTGTTGCGCCTTGGAATGATATGATTGTACAAAAAGTGAGACAACAATCAATTTCTGATGATATGAATGTGTTATCTGTAAATGGTTTAGATATTACAGTTAGCGGAACGATTTGGTTTCAACCAGAGTATAAAAACTTAGGTAAATTAATTCAGACTAAAGGTGAAGATTATATTCGTGAATTATTGAGTCCTGCAATTAATGCAGCTGCAAAAAGTGTTGTAGGTCGTTATACACCTGAGCAATTATATTCTAGTAAAAGAGATGTCATAGAACTAGAAATTTTAGAGCAAGTAAAAATAGAACTCGATGGACAATATGTTGTTGTAAAGCGTGTTTTGGTAGAAAATGTAAAGCTACCAACTACAATTAAAGACGCAATTGAACGCAAATTGAAACAAGAACAAGAGTCTTTAGAATATGAATTTAGATTGGAATCAGCAAAAAAAGAAGCTGAGAAAGTAATTATTGAAGCACAAGGTAAAGCAGATGCAAACCGCATTTTAAGTGCGTCATTAACAGATAAGATTCTTCAAGATAAAGGTATTGAAGCTACCGTAAAACTTTCAGAATCACCAAATAGCAAAACTATAATTATAGGTTCTGGAGATTCAGGACTACCTATCATTTTAGGAAACCAATAG